The Penaeus chinensis breed Huanghai No. 1 chromosome 29, ASM1920278v2, whole genome shotgun sequence genome window below encodes:
- the LOC125040401 gene encoding probable serine/threonine-protein kinase kinX, producing MSFKFPEHMELDSAMRKLEATLRQACEERPEKCVAPWKFLSGSLTRTYLGYLIMGSDAREELAAEKRMYIQALRLEISRVTYTLGPIPFITVGSLLLIVATWALCRVVKGLWTTFSKTVYKTNSTREVQSESTKVVQSESAEEVQSESSEEVAQPEPAEEVVQSEPAEEVAQSEPAEKVAQFEPAEEVAQSEPAEEVAQSEPAEEVAQSEPAEEVAQSEPAEEVAQSEPAEEVAQSEPAEEVAQSEPAEEVAQSEPAEEVAQSEPAEEVAQSEPAEEVAQSEPAEEVAQSESAEEVAQSEPAEEVAQSELAEEVAQSEPTEEVAQSESAEEVAQSEPAEEVAQSEPAEEVAQSEPAKEPEASQPEVSQPEEAAEQHTSDETSSSNWLDLINPDNEDLIGFALSQEPNPMKSAKKARKQAEKEELKK from the exons ATGAG CTTCAAATTCCCAGAACACATGGAGCTCGACTCAGCCATGCGCAAGCTGGAAGCGACTCTCCGGCAGGCGTGCGAGGAACGCCCTGAGAAATGCGTTGCTCCGTGGAAGTTCCTGAGTGGAAGTTTAACAAGGACTTACCTCGGGTACCTGATAATGGGCTCTGACGCAAGGGAGGAACTTGCTGCTGAGAAGAGGATGTACATCCAGGCGCTGCGGCTGGAAATTTCCCGTGTGACGTATACCTTGGGACCAATACCATTCATTACTGTAGGCAGCCTCCTGCTTATTGTGGCCACGTGGGCGCTATGCAGAGTTGTGAAGGGACTGTGGACTACGTTCAGTAAAACTGTGTATAAAACTAATTCAACCAGGGAAGTACAGTCTGAATCAACCAAAGTAGTTCAGTCTGAATCAGCCGAAGAAGTTCAGTCTGAATCATCCGAAGAAGTTGCACAACCTGAACCAGCCGAAGAAGTTGTTCAGTCTGAACCAGCTGAAGAAGTGGCTCAGTCTGAACCAGCTGAAAAAGTGGCTCAGTTTGAACCAGCTGAAGAAGTGGCTCAGTCTGAACCAGCTGAAGAAGTGGCTCAGTCTGAACCAGCTGAAGAAGTGGCTCAGTCTGAACCAGCTGAAGAAGTGGCTCAGTCTGAACCAGCTGAAGAAGTGGCTCAGTCTGAACCAGCTGAAGAAGTGGCTCAGTCTGAACCAGCTGAAGAAGTGGCTCAGTCTGAACCAGCTGAAGAAGTGGCTCAGTCTGAACCAGCTGAAGAAGTGGCTCAGTCTGAACCAGCTGAAGAAGTGGCTCAGTCTGAACCAGCTGAAGAAGTGGCTCAGTCTGAACCAGCTGAAGAAGTGGCTCAGTCTGAATCAGCTGAAGAAGTGGCTCAGTCTGAACCAGCTGAAGAAGTGGCTCAGTCTGAACTAGCTGAAGAAGTGGCTCAGTCTGAACCAACTGAAGAAGTGGCTCAGTCTGAATCAGCTGAAGAAGTGGCTCAGTCTGAACCAGCTGAAGAAGTGGCTCAGTCTGAACCAGCTGAAGAAGTGGCTCAGTCTGAACCAGCCAAA GAACCAGAAGCCTCCCAGCCTGAAGTTTCTCAGCCTGAGGAGGCCGCTGAACAGCACACTTCTGATGAGACTAGCAGCTCTAACTGGCTTGACCTCATTAATCCTGACAATGAAGATCTCATTGGCTTCGCATTGTCTCAAGAGCCTAATCCCATGAAGAGCGCCAAGAAAGCTCGCAAGCAAGCTGAGAAGGAAGAATTGAAGAAATAA
- the LOC125040402 gene encoding zinc finger CCCH domain-containing protein 4-like yields the protein MKNVLATPGGVISPSAFRFMRATISRCRCVSAPEALHNSSLKPNLTRITMKISILSILAVLLVGVSLAQDIEWKTEDCDTEGGCVERAEDMESPLSPAEGEAEGMDVEDPLNLIDRKGKGKGKGKGKGKGKGKGKGKGKGKGEGKGKGKGKGKGKGKGKGKDKDDDDCDDTPKKCSDKNGVCIRRRQSCAGNTEDSDCKGNDQTCCMKHQCSNTPRECERDNGICINRMDNCAGKTQNNLCENEHCTCCKKDECSKTPSQCSNKRGKCINIMDYCDGKTDSDLCDSKNCTCCYPSK from the exons ATGAAAAACGTCTTAGCAACTCCAGGAGGCGTAATATCCCCATCGGCTTTCAGATTCATGAGAGCGACAATATCACGATGCAGG TGCGTCTCTGCTCCTGAAGCTCTCCACAACTCGAGCCTCAAGCCGAACCTCACCCGCATCACCATGAAGATTTCGATTCTTAGTATTTTGGCGGTGCTCCTCGTCGGCGTTTCCCTGGCGCAG GACATCGAATGGAAGACCGAAGATTGCGACACGGAAGGCGGATGCGTGGAGAGAGCTGAAG ACATGGAAAGTCCACTCTCGCCGGCCGAGGGAGAGGCCGAGGGCATGG ATGTCGAGGACCCCCTCAACCTGATCGACAGAAAGGGCAAGGGCaaaggcaagggcaagggcaagggcaaaggcaagggcaaaggcaagggcaaaggcaaaggcaagggCGAAGGCaaaggcaagggcaagggcaagggcaagggcaagggcaaaggCAAGGGCAAGGACAAGGATGATGACGATTGCGACGACACCCCGAAGAAGTGCAGCGACAAGAACGGCGTGTGCATCCGCCGCAGGCAGTCCTGCGCCGGCAACACGGAGGACTCCGACTGCAAAGGCAACGACCAGACTTGCTGCATGAAGCACCAGTGCAGCAACACCccgagggagtgtgagagagacaacgGCATCTGCATCAACAGAATGGACAACTGCGCTGGCAAGACGCAGAATAATCTCTGCGAAAACGAGCACTGCACTTGCTGCAAGAAGGACGAGTGCAGCAAAACGCCATCGCAGTGCTCCAACAAGAGAGGCAAATGCATCAACATCATGGACTACTGTGACGGGAAGACGGACAGCGACCTCTGCGACAGCAAGAACTGCACGTGCTGCTACCCTTCCAAATGA